Proteins from one Natrinema salinisoli genomic window:
- a CDS encoding universal stress protein, whose protein sequence is MHRVLIPVDTNEDRALAQVDYVTSLPNADEAVEAYILFVFTDDSDDLPQEFEKFKSASRIGSVRRAQEALEEAGVEVTILEDSGDTEDDILSEADAYDVDSIVLGGRKRSPVGKAIFGSVAQGIILSSDRPVVVTGSGER, encoded by the coding sequence ATGCACCGCGTGTTGATACCCGTCGATACCAACGAAGACCGTGCGCTGGCACAGGTCGACTACGTCACGTCGCTTCCGAACGCCGACGAAGCGGTCGAAGCCTACATCCTGTTCGTCTTCACCGATGACAGCGACGACCTGCCCCAGGAGTTCGAGAAGTTCAAATCGGCCTCGCGGATCGGCTCCGTCCGCCGCGCACAGGAGGCCCTCGAGGAAGCCGGCGTCGAGGTGACGATCCTCGAGGACAGCGGCGACACCGAAGACGACATTCTCTCGGAGGCGGACGCCTACGACGTCGACTCGATCGTTCTCGGCGGCCGGAAGCGCTCGCCCGTGGGCAAAGCGATCTTCGGAAGTGTCGCTCAGGGAATTATTCTCAGCTCCGACCGACCGGTGGTCGTCACCGGAAGTGGCGAGAGATAG
- a CDS encoding GNAT family N-acetyltransferase, with protein sequence MEIREPKADEAARIREVVDSSMTTSFRLSPGQIDGITDDQFGDDSVTEKIDDEDTLLHVVESGEDIEGTTIAGFVEGRLEDGWGEVNWLFVDPEHRGQGIGTELYETATETLRERGAEHVYVTVLEANIEGHQYVEQFGLEHDGDRRIEVAGESLVKYVYTDSDVDVDLPTESGAESADDEDAKTDELPDTETTDGQLTTTTDDGETVYVARDEDESGTAAPFFVTYEDEDHAEQYGFYCANCGSLDVSMAEMDRLECSDCGNEHAERSEESYDDSHL encoded by the coding sequence ATGGAGATTCGGGAGCCGAAAGCGGACGAGGCGGCGCGGATTCGAGAGGTCGTCGACAGCTCGATGACGACCTCGTTCAGGCTCAGTCCGGGACAGATCGACGGGATCACCGACGACCAGTTCGGGGACGACTCCGTTACCGAGAAGATAGACGACGAGGACACCCTGCTTCACGTCGTCGAAAGCGGCGAGGATATCGAGGGGACGACGATCGCCGGGTTCGTCGAAGGGCGGCTCGAGGACGGCTGGGGCGAGGTGAACTGGCTGTTCGTCGACCCGGAACATCGGGGACAGGGGATCGGGACGGAGCTGTACGAAACCGCGACGGAGACGCTCCGCGAACGCGGTGCCGAGCACGTCTACGTCACCGTCCTCGAGGCCAACATCGAGGGTCACCAGTACGTCGAACAGTTCGGCCTCGAGCACGACGGCGACCGGCGCATCGAGGTCGCCGGCGAGTCGCTCGTGAAATACGTCTACACGGATTCGGACGTCGACGTGGACCTCCCCACGGAGTCGGGCGCGGAGTCGGCGGACGACGAGGACGCGAAAACCGACGAGCTTCCCGACACGGAAACGACGGACGGTCAGCTGACGACGACGACCGACGACGGAGAAACGGTGTACGTCGCCCGCGACGAGGACGAATCCGGCACCGCAGCGCCGTTTTTCGTCACCTACGAGGACGAGGACCACGCGGAGCAGTACGGCTTCTACTGCGCGAACTGTGGCTCCCTCGACGTCTCGATGGCGGAGATGGACCGTCTCGAGTGCAGTGATTGCGGAAACGAGCACGCGGAGCGATCCGAGGAGTCGTACGACGACTCGCACCTGTAG
- a CDS encoding DUF2391 family protein — protein MKLRRPRRPRDFRLADSAQQTVGGFLLAGPFVVTEEVWVLAGNMHIVQSLVIVSIVFSIGYAALYKADTTRDLDDEQEVAGVPLRFISLMVVTFGSVSVLALLFGAPGTFLPDAVADCGPGALFGSSGPFFERVATSCERAVTSFKAVTVGSVFSVVGAATADSIFAK, from the coding sequence ATGAAACTTCGACGCCCGCGCCGTCCGCGCGACTTTCGGCTCGCGGACTCGGCCCAGCAGACCGTCGGCGGGTTCCTGCTCGCGGGTCCGTTCGTCGTTACGGAGGAAGTCTGGGTGCTCGCGGGGAACATGCACATCGTGCAGTCACTCGTGATCGTCTCGATCGTCTTCTCGATCGGTTACGCGGCGCTGTACAAGGCGGACACGACCCGCGACCTCGACGACGAACAGGAGGTAGCTGGCGTTCCGCTCCGTTTCATTTCACTGATGGTCGTCACGTTCGGCTCGGTGTCCGTGCTCGCCCTCCTCTTCGGTGCCCCCGGGACGTTCCTCCCGGACGCCGTAGCCGATTGTGGCCCCGGAGCTCTGTTCGGGTCCTCCGGGCCCTTCTTCGAGCGCGTCGCGACTTCCTGTGAGCGCGCAGTGACCTCGTTCAAAGCCGTGACCGTGGGGTCGGTCTTCAGCGTCGTCGGTGCGGCGACGGCAGACAGTATCTTCGCGAAATAA
- a CDS encoding sodium:calcium antiporter, whose protein sequence is MRRRALGAISAAIALTLPWVAVVGATGLLPWVAAVGGLEYQAPRLFRTLSTFWTVILTGLAVLGAAFLLAWAAETAEKDVPQAFAIAVLAVLAVAPEYAVDALYAWNAGVFAGTERGIEAGNLAVANMTGANRILIGIGWAGVALFTIFRRGSSADPAVERRDGFLSDVVILDRQIGLEIVFLLLATLWAFLVPLRGGIDILDMLFLVGLYVCYIAVILRGEVERDTAHVGVPAYLQQFSKASRVATVLVLFAYSGTMIFTAVEPFAHGLESLGESVGIPSFFMIQWIAPLASEAPELIVVVYLVNKARSTAGFNALISSKLNQWTLLIGTLVVVHSLALGRYGVLAFDFKQSAEIWLTAAQSFFAIALLLKFQISVREALTLLVLFLSQVFLEFALIREFVALPVSSTDLLLIYSAIYIVLGVALFVSRRRVFGRLVRRTAGTIGDAMSTGGEQPHSADD, encoded by the coding sequence ATGAGACGACGAGCGCTCGGCGCGATATCGGCTGCAATTGCACTGACACTCCCCTGGGTCGCGGTCGTGGGGGCTACCGGCCTCCTCCCCTGGGTCGCGGCAGTCGGTGGGCTCGAGTATCAGGCACCGCGCCTCTTCCGTACGCTGTCCACGTTCTGGACCGTAATTCTGACCGGACTCGCCGTTCTCGGGGCGGCGTTCCTGCTCGCGTGGGCGGCCGAGACAGCCGAGAAGGACGTGCCCCAGGCGTTCGCGATCGCGGTCCTCGCAGTGCTGGCAGTCGCGCCCGAGTACGCCGTCGATGCCCTCTACGCCTGGAACGCGGGCGTGTTCGCCGGGACCGAACGCGGGATCGAGGCCGGCAATTTGGCCGTCGCCAACATGACCGGCGCGAACCGCATCCTCATCGGCATCGGGTGGGCCGGCGTCGCCCTCTTTACGATCTTCCGTCGGGGCTCGTCGGCCGATCCCGCCGTCGAGAGACGAGACGGCTTCCTCTCCGACGTCGTGATCCTCGATCGGCAGATCGGACTCGAGATCGTCTTCCTCCTGCTCGCGACGCTCTGGGCGTTTCTCGTCCCGCTCAGGGGCGGGATCGACATCTTGGACATGCTGTTTCTCGTCGGCCTGTACGTCTGTTACATCGCGGTCATCCTCCGGGGCGAGGTCGAACGGGACACGGCCCACGTCGGCGTCCCGGCGTACCTGCAGCAATTCTCGAAAGCGAGCCGGGTGGCAACCGTCCTCGTCCTGTTCGCCTACTCGGGGACGATGATCTTCACGGCCGTCGAACCCTTCGCTCACGGGCTCGAGTCCCTCGGCGAGAGCGTCGGCATTCCCTCCTTCTTCATGATCCAGTGGATCGCGCCGCTGGCCTCCGAAGCGCCGGAACTCATCGTCGTCGTCTACCTCGTGAACAAGGCGCGCTCGACGGCGGGCTTCAACGCGCTCATCTCCTCGAAACTCAACCAGTGGACGCTGCTCATCGGGACGCTCGTCGTCGTCCACTCGCTGGCGTTGGGCCGGTACGGCGTGCTCGCCTTCGACTTCAAGCAGTCGGCCGAGATCTGGCTGACCGCCGCCCAGTCGTTCTTCGCGATCGCCCTGCTGCTCAAATTCCAGATCTCCGTCCGGGAAGCGCTCACGCTGCTCGTCCTGTTCCTCTCGCAGGTCTTCCTCGAGTTCGCCCTCATCCGCGAGTTCGTGGCGTTGCCGGTCTCGAGTACCGACCTCCTGCTCATCTACAGCGCGATCTACATCGTGCTCGGGGTGGCGCTGTTCGTCAGCCGCCGTCGGGTGTTCGGTCGGCTCGTCCGGCGGACCGCGGGGACGATCGGCGACGCGATGTCGACCGGTGGCGAGCAACCCCACAGCGCCGACGACTGA
- a CDS encoding AIM24 family protein, translating to MKIDEFVSTNEPEAGGDTFQLENGKLLDVALDGSVIAKAGSMIAYDGDISFEGKSSAEGGITGFLKEKATGEGTPVMEATGSGHLYLADQEKKIQILDLDAGQSISVNGTDVLAFESSVDYEIRTVESIAGFSAGGMTNVFLEGPGSVAITTHGEPLVLRPPVRTDPGATVAWSGTTPGSHVDSAFSNMIGQSSEETYQLEFTGSEGFVVVQPYEERAPQQ from the coding sequence ATGAAAATCGACGAATTCGTCAGCACCAACGAACCCGAGGCGGGCGGTGACACGTTTCAACTCGAGAACGGCAAACTACTGGACGTCGCCCTCGACGGGTCCGTGATCGCGAAGGCCGGATCGATGATCGCCTACGACGGAGACATCTCGTTCGAGGGGAAGTCCTCCGCCGAAGGCGGGATCACGGGGTTCCTCAAGGAGAAGGCGACGGGGGAAGGGACGCCCGTGATGGAGGCGACCGGGAGCGGCCACCTCTATCTCGCTGATCAGGAGAAGAAGATCCAGATCCTCGATCTCGACGCTGGCCAGTCGATTTCGGTCAACGGCACCGACGTGCTCGCCTTCGAGTCGTCAGTCGACTACGAGATCCGAACCGTCGAGAGCATCGCGGGCTTCTCGGCCGGGGGCATGACGAACGTCTTCCTCGAGGGGCCCGGCAGCGTCGCGATCACGACCCACGGCGAGCCGCTGGTCTTGCGGCCGCCGGTCAGGACCGATCCCGGCGCGACTGTCGCCTGGAGCGGGACGACGCCCGGAAGCCACGTGGATAGCGCCTTCTCGAACATGATCGGTCAGTCCTCCGAGGAGACCTACCAGCTCGAATTCACGGGCTCGGAGGGATTCGTCGTCGTTCAGCCCTACGAAGAGCGCGCTCCACAGCAGTAG
- a CDS encoding GMC family oxidoreductase has translation MTGDGRSYDYVIVGAGPAGCVLANRLSADADTEVLLLEAGEPDEKREIGIPAAFSELFQSDVDWNYHTEPQSELRDRELYWPRGKTLGGSSSMNAMIYIRGQAEDYDHWAELGNEGWGHEDVLPYFKRAEHNERGASEYHGTGGPRNVADPQSPNELSEAFVEAGQAVGLPDNGDFNAGEQAGVGLYQVTQEGGRRHSAADAYLKPVLDRPNLTAVTGARVTQVRFDEQEAVGVEYARDDADGSPATVDATEEVVLSAGAINSPQLLLLSGVGPADHLAEHDIDVVEDLPGVGRNLQDHLQAGVGYECEKSITLADAESIWNLLKYLVLKTGPLTSNVGEAGGFATVSEDADTPDVQFHFAPSHFVEHGLENPDGHGFALNALRLRPESRGRITLASADPFDDPATDPQYLTQGEDLEVLLEGVKLVREILQSEPFDEYRGEEILPGSGVQSDDELIEYIRENAETLYHPVGTCKMGDDDMAVVDDRLRVRGLEGLRVVDASVMPTITSGNTDAPTTMIAEKAADFIRGEA, from the coding sequence ATGACAGGGGACGGGCGGTCGTACGACTACGTTATCGTCGGCGCGGGACCGGCGGGCTGTGTACTCGCGAACCGACTCTCGGCCGATGCGGACACCGAGGTACTGTTGCTCGAGGCCGGAGAGCCCGACGAGAAGCGCGAAATCGGGATTCCGGCGGCGTTCTCGGAACTGTTCCAGTCCGACGTCGACTGGAACTATCACACCGAACCGCAGTCGGAACTCCGCGACCGGGAGCTCTACTGGCCCCGCGGGAAGACGCTCGGCGGCTCGAGTTCGATGAACGCGATGATCTACATCCGGGGGCAGGCCGAGGACTACGACCACTGGGCGGAGCTGGGCAACGAGGGATGGGGGCACGAGGACGTGTTGCCGTACTTCAAGCGAGCCGAACACAACGAACGCGGAGCCTCGGAGTACCACGGAACCGGCGGGCCGCGGAACGTGGCCGATCCCCAGTCGCCGAACGAGCTCAGCGAGGCGTTCGTCGAGGCCGGGCAGGCGGTGGGGCTGCCAGACAACGGTGATTTCAACGCCGGCGAGCAGGCGGGCGTCGGACTCTATCAGGTGACACAGGAGGGTGGCCGTCGACACAGCGCGGCCGACGCGTATCTGAAGCCGGTCCTCGACCGCCCGAATCTGACTGCGGTGACGGGGGCACGAGTGACGCAGGTCCGATTCGACGAGCAGGAGGCCGTCGGTGTCGAGTACGCTCGCGACGATGCCGACGGCAGTCCCGCGACGGTCGACGCGACCGAGGAAGTCGTCCTCTCGGCCGGTGCGATCAACTCACCCCAGTTGCTCCTCCTCTCCGGCGTCGGCCCGGCGGACCACCTCGCCGAACACGACATCGACGTCGTCGAGGACCTCCCCGGCGTCGGCCGAAACCTGCAGGACCACCTGCAGGCCGGCGTCGGCTACGAGTGCGAGAAATCGATCACCCTCGCCGACGCGGAATCGATCTGGAACCTCCTCAAGTACCTGGTGTTGAAAACGGGACCGCTGACGTCGAACGTCGGCGAGGCCGGCGGGTTCGCGACCGTCTCCGAGGACGCCGACACCCCTGACGTTCAGTTCCACTTCGCCCCGTCACACTTCGTCGAACACGGACTCGAGAACCCCGACGGGCACGGGTTCGCGCTCAACGCGCTCCGACTGCGACCCGAGAGCCGCGGCCGGATCACGCTCGCCTCCGCCGACCCCTTCGACGACCCGGCCACCGATCCCCAGTACCTGACTCAGGGCGAGGACCTCGAGGTGCTGCTCGAGGGCGTCAAACTGGTCCGCGAGATCCTGCAGTCCGAGCCGTTCGACGAGTATCGCGGCGAGGAGATACTACCGGGGTCGGGCGTTCAGAGCGACGACGAACTGATCGAGTACATTCGCGAGAACGCCGAGACGCTGTACCATCCCGTCGGCACCTGCAAGATGGGCGACGACGACATGGCCGTCGTCGACGACCGGCTTCGGGTCCGCGGACTCGAGGGACTCCGCGTGGTCGACGCCTCGGTGATGCCGACGATCACGAGCGGCAACACGGACGCGCCGACGACGATGATCGCGGAGAAGGCGGCCGATTTCATTCGCGGGGAGGCCTGA
- a CDS encoding peptidase zinc-dependent, whose translation MTVFPHGNTPRTVVIPVGDPSPAACEEVAEALRETFELPVPIRDPIEAPPRTDSNAHVGRRFLEYLRDETSDADLAVGVTDERIRMSRDQTALFGVAGEFDTVGVVSTARLLEGREPTDLECERLAKEGRSVVGTMLGLRTYLHMRGEDQPCVVAPGETRRQLDAAPTTYCEDCWNALTDDATYPKPPVPDDWVVRTNAESDATGTDADGNRRAWVDYLLAPIGFAVLAVIEFVALLGPVVDRLPRPGTGSARDLPESVHTIYRITKFWSNVALYLGSAFCWLLVTVSVHDRIFGPDLSDGVAIGLLLLSVVLGVYTAWFVKAIVGGIYDGLRVVAAEEWS comes from the coding sequence ATGACCGTCTTTCCCCACGGCAACACTCCTCGTACCGTGGTGATACCGGTCGGCGATCCGTCGCCGGCGGCGTGTGAGGAAGTCGCCGAAGCGCTCCGCGAGACGTTCGAACTGCCGGTTCCGATTCGAGACCCGATCGAAGCGCCTCCCCGAACCGATTCGAACGCCCACGTCGGGAGGCGGTTCCTCGAGTACCTCAGGGACGAAACGTCGGACGCGGATCTCGCCGTCGGCGTCACCGACGAGAGGATCAGAATGAGTCGCGACCAGACCGCCCTGTTCGGCGTCGCAGGCGAGTTCGATACGGTCGGCGTCGTCTCGACGGCTCGTCTGCTCGAGGGCCGCGAACCGACCGATCTCGAGTGCGAGCGGCTGGCCAAAGAGGGCCGCTCCGTGGTCGGCACTATGCTCGGACTGCGGACGTACCTGCATATGCGTGGCGAGGATCAGCCGTGTGTCGTCGCACCCGGAGAGACCCGCCGCCAGCTGGATGCGGCACCGACGACCTACTGCGAGGACTGCTGGAACGCGCTCACGGACGACGCGACGTATCCGAAACCGCCAGTCCCCGACGACTGGGTCGTCCGAACGAATGCGGAGTCCGACGCGACCGGTACCGACGCGGACGGCAATCGCCGAGCGTGGGTGGACTATCTCCTGGCACCGATCGGGTTCGCCGTCCTCGCGGTGATCGAGTTCGTCGCACTGTTGGGTCCCGTCGTCGATCGGCTTCCGCGTCCCGGTACCGGGTCCGCTCGAGACCTCCCGGAATCGGTGCACACGATCTATCGGATCACCAAATTCTGGTCGAACGTCGCACTCTATCTCGGGTCCGCATTCTGTTGGTTGCTCGTCACGGTCTCCGTCCACGACCGGATTTTCGGCCCGGATCTCTCCGACGGCGTCGCTATCGGGCTCCTGCTACTGAGCGTCGTCCTCGGCGTGTACACGGCCTGGTTCGTCAAAGCGATCGTCGGTGGCATCTACGACGGCCTCCGGGTCGTGGCCGCCGAGGAATGGTCGTAG
- a CDS encoding LemA family protein: MSIFGTVVVGFGGLVVGYSVVRYLSHAQARLVEAHERCEKTWADIEVLLERRRSELEQLIDLTNEHVSHERDLLEGLVDAREGAIDAQSPENAAAVAVSLRETAQEVYALSDEYPELASNDRFEELSDSIQRLEQRLEDRREQYNEAVAAYNALLNTFPESVFASRHRFTRRQPFVASRGAHEGVDVGERLAVGSSTET; encoded by the coding sequence ATGAGTATCTTCGGAACGGTGGTCGTGGGGTTTGGGGGCCTCGTCGTCGGATACAGCGTCGTTCGGTATCTCTCGCACGCACAGGCGCGGCTCGTGGAGGCCCACGAGCGCTGCGAGAAGACCTGGGCCGACATCGAAGTCCTGCTGGAACGGCGACGATCGGAACTCGAGCAACTGATCGATCTGACGAACGAGCACGTCTCCCACGAACGGGATCTGCTCGAGGGTCTCGTCGACGCTCGCGAGGGAGCGATCGACGCGCAGTCACCCGAAAACGCCGCCGCGGTCGCGGTTTCGCTTCGGGAAACGGCACAGGAGGTGTACGCGCTGTCGGACGAGTACCCGGAGCTGGCGTCGAACGACCGCTTCGAGGAGCTTTCGGACTCGATCCAGCGCCTCGAGCAGCGGCTAGAGGATCGCCGCGAACAGTACAACGAGGCCGTCGCCGCGTACAACGCGTTGCTAAATACGTTTCCGGAGTCCGTGTTCGCCAGCCGTCACCGGTTTACCCGGCGACAGCCCTTCGTCGCGTCCCGGGGCGCCCACGAGGGCGTCGACGTCGGTGAGCGTCTGGCTGTCGGGTCGTCAACCGAGACGTGA
- a CDS encoding LEA type 2 family protein — translation MRFGRRTWTVLLVVLVVLVAAGTYGLLAVERPRVDSVDSEWGTVTSERTEVETRIGVDNPRLLRVGDAAADVSYTVSMNDLEVASERKRQVDAAGDEATVTVSTWLDNDDIPAWWASHIRRNETTTVRVEPDVVIEYAGLRLPAEEWTRTHTVRTDLLEPLQTTEPREFQAGGQPVFVVNETDARWGNATAERTPIDASATVTNPTSLPIPITEVRYAVRLNGIRVGEGVASERTVLPANSTRTLAANATIDNDRLDEWWVTHLRNDETSTLTVDFTATLEYAGLERELPLDFLSYNRTFRTDMLGSTGAGAVDSSGSQESVTARNGGGAIDGTSRSSPPDSEPTPLVTVELFETPLRTSRV, via the coding sequence ATGAGATTCGGCCGCAGGACGTGGACGGTACTTCTCGTCGTTCTCGTGGTACTCGTCGCAGCCGGGACGTACGGACTGCTCGCGGTAGAACGACCGCGGGTCGACTCGGTCGACAGCGAGTGGGGAACCGTCACGAGCGAGCGGACCGAAGTCGAAACCCGAATCGGCGTCGATAATCCGCGACTGCTCCGCGTCGGCGACGCGGCGGCGGACGTCTCGTATACGGTCTCGATGAACGACCTCGAGGTCGCTTCGGAGCGCAAACGGCAGGTCGACGCCGCAGGCGACGAGGCGACCGTCACCGTCTCGACCTGGCTCGACAACGATGACATTCCGGCCTGGTGGGCTTCCCACATCAGGCGAAACGAGACGACGACGGTGCGAGTCGAACCGGACGTCGTCATCGAATACGCTGGCCTCCGACTTCCGGCGGAAGAGTGGACCCGAACCCACACCGTTCGGACGGACCTGCTCGAGCCCCTGCAAACCACGGAGCCACGGGAGTTCCAGGCTGGCGGCCAGCCGGTGTTCGTCGTCAACGAGACGGACGCACGGTGGGGGAACGCGACGGCCGAGCGAACCCCGATCGACGCGTCGGCGACGGTCACGAACCCGACGTCGCTCCCGATCCCGATCACGGAGGTCAGATACGCGGTCCGGCTGAACGGCATCCGCGTCGGAGAGGGCGTCGCCAGCGAACGGACCGTTCTCCCGGCGAACAGCACGCGGACGCTCGCGGCCAACGCAACGATCGACAACGACCGGTTGGACGAGTGGTGGGTCACCCACCTCCGGAACGACGAGACCTCGACCCTGACCGTCGATTTCACCGCGACCCTCGAGTACGCCGGCCTCGAGCGGGAGCTTCCGCTGGATTTCCTCTCGTACAACCGAACGTTCCGGACCGATATGCTCGGATCGACGGGTGCCGGGGCGGTCGATTCGTCGGGGAGTCAGGAGTCGGTTACTGCCCGAAATGGAGGTGGGGCTATCGACGGCACGTCGCGGTCGAGTCCGCCGGATTCGGAGCCCACCCCGCTAGTTACGGTCGAGCTTTTTGAAACTCCGCTCCGAACGTCTCGCGTATGA
- a CDS encoding pyridoxamine 5'-phosphate oxidase family protein, translated as MTEFRGAWTEEETDAFLQETTVPIRIATHRPDGSLWLVTLWYRYRDGVLECATQANADVVRFLRTDPEIAFDISTNRIPYRGIRGNGTVEIDDDGRPVLRDLVERYLDDTDSSLAEWLLDEDREEVALRIEPREIYSWDYSERMGAGSSEKSE; from the coding sequence ATGACCGAGTTTCGCGGGGCCTGGACCGAAGAGGAAACCGACGCGTTCCTGCAGGAAACGACGGTTCCGATCCGGATCGCGACGCACAGACCCGACGGCTCCCTGTGGCTCGTGACGCTGTGGTATCGCTATCGCGACGGCGTCCTCGAGTGTGCGACGCAGGCGAACGCGGACGTGGTTCGCTTCCTCCGCACCGACCCGGAGATCGCCTTCGACATCTCGACGAATCGGATCCCCTACCGCGGAATTAGGGGCAACGGGACCGTCGAAATCGACGACGACGGCAGGCCCGTCTTGCGGGATCTCGTCGAGCGCTACCTCGACGACACGGACTCCTCGCTCGCCGAGTGGTTGCTCGACGAGGATCGCGAAGAAGTCGCTCTCCGGATCGAGCCCCGAGAGATCTACAGCTGGGACTACAGCGAGCGGATGGGCGCTGGCTCGAGCGAGAAATCCGAATAG
- a CDS encoding FAD-dependent oxidoreductase — protein MSGKYDLVIVGGGISGASLLYTTAKFTDIDSIALIEKESEIAAINSHHTNNSQTLHFGDIETNYTLEKAEEVKEGAELLAGYLENHDPDREMHAKRSKMVLGVGDEEVAELEERYEDEGFGDLFPKLRPIDREEIGEIEPKVVEGRDPSKDMLALQTPDGYVVDYGETTKSFVAEAEDEASVDVFTGTEVTDITPTLEGYTIETDAGRFDCDATVVAAGSHSLQMAKELGYGQDKVLLPIAGSFFLADDLLNGKVYTLQMKKLPFAAVHGDADVHDSSITRFGPTAKLVPTLERGRISTVKDFLDVFGLNVAAFLSYANILSDRILLPYVLKNLVYDLPNVGRKQFLPHVQKVVPSVELEDIERAEGYGGVRPQIVDTKNKSLDMGEAKIVGDDVIFNITPSPGASTCLKNAMRDTHTLLEFLDGEYEFDEEAFRDETIDNFPRGDESDGKKAVKPSADD, from the coding sequence ATGTCTGGTAAATACGACTTAGTAATCGTCGGCGGCGGTATCAGTGGCGCGTCACTCCTGTACACGACCGCGAAGTTCACCGACATCGACTCGATCGCGCTGATCGAGAAGGAGTCGGAGATCGCGGCGATCAACTCCCACCACACGAACAACTCCCAGACCCTCCACTTCGGGGACATCGAGACCAACTACACGCTCGAGAAGGCCGAAGAGGTCAAAGAGGGGGCGGAGCTCCTCGCGGGATATCTCGAGAACCACGATCCCGACCGGGAGATGCACGCCAAGCGCAGCAAGATGGTCCTCGGCGTCGGCGACGAGGAAGTCGCGGAGCTCGAGGAGCGCTACGAGGACGAAGGGTTCGGCGATCTCTTCCCGAAGCTTCGGCCGATCGACCGCGAGGAGATCGGCGAGATCGAACCCAAGGTCGTCGAGGGTCGCGATCCCTCGAAGGACATGCTCGCCCTGCAGACGCCGGACGGCTACGTCGTCGACTACGGCGAGACGACGAAGTCGTTCGTCGCGGAGGCGGAGGACGAGGCGTCGGTCGACGTCTTCACCGGCACGGAAGTGACGGACATCACGCCGACGCTCGAGGGGTACACGATCGAAACCGACGCCGGTCGCTTCGACTGTGACGCCACCGTCGTCGCCGCCGGCTCGCACAGCCTGCAGATGGCGAAGGAACTCGGCTACGGCCAGGACAAGGTCCTGCTCCCCATCGCGGGGAGCTTCTTCCTCGCGGACGACCTCCTGAACGGCAAGGTCTACACGCTCCAGATGAAGAAGCTGCCCTTCGCCGCCGTCCACGGGGACGCGGACGTCCACGACTCGTCTATCACGCGGTTCGGACCGACCGCGAAACTCGTGCCGACCCTCGAGCGCGGCCGCATCTCGACCGTGAAGGACTTCCTCGACGTCTTCGGGCTGAACGTGGCGGCGTTCCTGAGCTACGCCAACATCCTCTCGGATCGGATCCTGCTGCCGTACGTGCTCAAGAACCTCGTCTACGACCTCCCGAACGTCGGCCGGAAGCAGTTCCTGCCCCACGTCCAGAAGGTCGTTCCGAGCGTCGAACTCGAGGACATCGAGCGCGCCGAGGGCTACGGCGGCGTTCGCCCGCAGATCGTCGACACGAAGAACAAGTCCCTGGACATGGGCGAGGCCAAGATCGTCGGCGACGACGTCATCTTCAACATCACCCCCTCGCCGGGAGCCTCGACGTGTCTCAAGAACGCCATGCGCGACACGCACACGCTGCTCGAGTTCCTCGACGGCGAGTACGAGTTCGACGAGGAGGCGTTCCGCGACGAAACGATCGACAATTTCCCGCGCGGGGACGAATCCGACGGCAAAAAGGCCGTCAAGCCCAGCGCCGACGACTGA